From a single Nostoc edaphicum CCNP1411 genomic region:
- a CDS encoding ArsB/NhaD family transporter: MENWQAILSVITFTSVIFLVMTEWVHLTIAALLGALLLVFSNVMTLQEAVGYIGNSHGTLGLFFGVMVLVRAFEPTKIFDYLATQIVLLAKGQGKRLLLGIVAIVTPICAVLPNATTVMLLAPLIPPMAEEIGINFVPLLILMVFVANSAGLLTLVGDPATFIVGDAVNISFTDYLLKLSLGGVIAIVIVIATLPFLFRKIWNTQLDNLEELPHPQINHPRALSFGAVIVFFVLLFFVIGESLPVPISPAAAALLGAALALLLSHHSKIDSVNNILRDVDWSTLIFFMSIFVLIGGLEKTGVISGLSGILAVILGKNIILGSLFLLFFVGILSSVVPNIPLVVGMVPLLKQYIVTVGLAPTEVLAQDFQGQFPPEVLPLFYAMMFGATLGGNGTLVGASSNIVAAGISEQHGRRISFKTFLHYGIPVMLLQLVASALYVLFRFLL, encoded by the coding sequence GTGGAAAACTGGCAAGCAATCCTTAGTGTGATTACGTTTACAAGCGTCATTTTTTTAGTAATGACGGAATGGGTACATCTCACTATTGCAGCATTACTAGGAGCATTATTGTTAGTTTTTAGTAACGTCATGACTTTACAAGAAGCTGTTGGTTACATCGGTAACAGTCATGGAACACTCGGTTTATTCTTTGGAGTTATGGTGTTAGTACGGGCTTTTGAGCCTACCAAGATATTTGATTATTTAGCTACTCAAATAGTACTCTTAGCGAAAGGACAAGGCAAACGTCTATTACTTGGTATTGTCGCTATTGTGACACCCATTTGTGCAGTCTTACCAAATGCCACAACAGTAATGTTGCTAGCACCTTTAATTCCACCAATGGCGGAGGAAATTGGGATAAATTTCGTACCATTATTGATTTTAATGGTGTTTGTTGCTAATAGTGCCGGACTGCTGACTTTAGTTGGAGATCCTGCTACATTTATTGTCGGTGATGCTGTGAATATCAGCTTTACAGATTATTTATTGAAATTGAGTTTAGGAGGAGTGATTGCCATTGTCATAGTGATTGCAACACTGCCATTTTTATTCCGTAAAATTTGGAATACACAGTTAGATAATCTTGAAGAACTGCCACACCCACAAATAAATCATCCACGTGCTTTAAGCTTCGGTGCAGTTATTGTATTTTTCGTCCTGCTATTTTTTGTCATCGGAGAATCTCTACCAGTTCCGATTTCACCTGCTGCCGCAGCTTTGTTAGGAGCAGCTTTAGCTTTGCTTTTATCTCACCATAGCAAAATCGATTCAGTTAACAACATTTTGCGGGATGTAGACTGGAGTACATTGATATTTTTCATGAGTATTTTTGTGCTAATCGGAGGACTAGAAAAAACAGGTGTAATCAGTGGTTTATCAGGAATATTGGCAGTAATTTTAGGAAAAAATATTATCCTGGGTTCTCTATTTTTATTATTTTTTGTGGGAATATTATCTAGCGTAGTGCCCAATATTCCTCTAGTGGTGGGGATGGTTCCCTTACTGAAACAATATATTGTGACTGTCGGATTAGCACCCACAGAAGTTTTAGCACAAGACTTTCAAGGACAGTTTCCGCCAGAAGTATTACCTCTGTTTTATGCCATGATGTTTGGTGCAACTTTAGGAGGTAATGGCACACTTGTAGGTGCATCATCTAATATCGTAGCCGCTGGGATTTCTGAGCAGCATGGACGCCGCATCTCGTTTAAAACTTTTCTCCACTACGGTATTCCAGTGATGCTATTACAACTAGTAGCTTCAGCTTTATATGTGTTGTTTCGGTTTTTACTTTAG
- a CDS encoding high light inducible protein, producing METRPTTDLSAVAKAYNGIDRNAFLFGWTPQAEIWNGRLAAIGFLAYLLWDLAGFSVLRDVLHIIGY from the coding sequence ATGGAAACACGTCCTACCACTGATTTATCAGCTGTTGCTAAAGCTTATAACGGCATAGATCGCAACGCATTTTTGTTTGGCTGGACTCCTCAAGCCGAAATCTGGAACGGTCGATTAGCAGCTATTGGCTTTCTTGCCTATTTACTTTGGGATTTAGCCGGTTTTAGCGTTCTGCGCGACGTATTACACATAATTGGTTACTAA
- a CDS encoding MFS transporter, translating into MFQSTEIMLGLYKPLLWLAQITGDPSNVTPAQASALVSGPRFFVALISGVILAFAFQLVLTNLSLAAGISYLGHSSDSDSDDGEVGSLGGSIRKIGTAVGIWTLITVTIALLIASFLAVKLSLVILDPGLGAILGLVIWGAYFLILVWVSSTTVGSLIGSVVNTATSGFQAIMGTATAALGAKAVNNQVVATAEAAAAAIRRELGSGIDPVSIRENIEDYLEKIRPPELDVSKIRSDFENLLNDPQLKAIAGTPDIRNIDRQKFIELVSSRTDLSKKDVSRIADTLYKVWQQVVSQQPPTEDRLGELMDYLKSLPPGQSKTDELNAKLDRLVADKGGSKGSDQKAATGPIQSTLQQGLSALTGIVLGRTDLSDLDVEKILRSLTTAKEKVTQEADKLGLPTPSQPYSPIRADVENYLYNTYAWQLSPEKITQEFHDVIYDPAADPGIVRRELERLSSNDFAKILQQRGLLTQGQIQRIADRLETVRQEVLVTVRAIEEREIVQDLQRAVESYLLVTPKADFTAEGIEQNFKPLLQDPEADYETLTLRLAQIERQEIREILLQRNDVQLYEVDSILDELEKQRDRVLVESKGLAEQAQYQAETLWLNVESYLRNTGKSELNPDAIRADFKKLLEDPQGGITSIRARLSRFDRDTLVQLLNQREDLSEDQINQIINTAEESWHSIRHTPQALADKAKEQYDSVTTTIADYLRNTGKQELNPEGIQRDLTRLFENPKEGTVALRRRLSQVDRDTLVKLLSQRQDLSEQQVNEIIDSTQTSIRNFVRAPRRLATRTQQRVETFKGYVEEYLRQTGKEELNPEGIKRDLQLLLHDPRVGVESFSDRLSHFDRSTIIALLKIREDISDEEAARIADNIVSVRDQFVEQVRNIQRGIQDAIDGVFGRIRNYLNSLDRPELNYDSIKHDVRTFFDDPQAGFDALRDRLSSFDRETLVAIMSSREDISEEDANRIIDQIERARNTVLQRAERIQHEAQRRLEQVKHQAQRQAEETRKAAATAAWWLFATALVSAIFSALGGAIAVIAL; encoded by the coding sequence ATGTTCCAAAGTACGGAAATCATGCTGGGACTCTACAAGCCACTATTGTGGCTAGCACAGATTACAGGAGATCCCTCAAACGTCACGCCAGCACAGGCATCGGCTCTTGTTTCCGGGCCGCGCTTTTTTGTGGCTTTAATCTCCGGCGTGATTCTAGCCTTTGCTTTCCAACTAGTTCTAACTAATCTCTCCCTTGCAGCCGGTATTTCCTACCTGGGGCACTCATCTGATTCGGATTCAGATGATGGGGAAGTGGGAAGTTTGGGTGGCAGCATTCGCAAAATCGGCACAGCAGTGGGGATTTGGACATTAATCACTGTGACGATCGCCTTATTAATCGCTTCTTTCCTCGCAGTAAAATTGAGCCTGGTAATCTTAGATCCAGGATTGGGAGCGATTCTCGGTTTGGTGATTTGGGGTGCTTACTTTTTAATTCTCGTTTGGGTAAGTTCCACCACAGTGGGTTCCTTAATTGGCTCAGTCGTCAATACCGCAACTTCCGGCTTTCAGGCGATTATGGGGACTGCTACCGCCGCACTGGGTGCTAAAGCTGTGAATAACCAAGTGGTCGCGACAGCTGAAGCCGCCGCCGCCGCTATCCGTCGAGAATTAGGAAGCGGCATCGACCCCGTAAGTATCCGGGAAAACATTGAAGATTACTTAGAAAAGATCCGTCCTCCAGAACTCGATGTGTCAAAGATTCGGAGTGATTTTGAAAATTTACTCAACGATCCGCAATTAAAAGCGATCGCAGGGACTCCAGATATCCGCAACATCGACCGCCAAAAGTTCATCGAGTTAGTCAGCAGTCGCACCGACCTTTCCAAAAAAGACGTTAGCCGCATTGCTGATACGTTGTATAAAGTTTGGCAGCAAGTGGTAAGTCAGCAACCACCCACGGAAGACCGTTTGGGTGAGTTGATGGATTATCTGAAATCACTTCCACCAGGACAAAGCAAGACAGATGAACTCAACGCCAAGCTGGATCGTTTAGTCGCAGACAAGGGTGGTTCCAAAGGATCTGACCAAAAAGCAGCTACGGGGCCAATTCAAAGTACACTCCAGCAAGGACTATCTGCCTTAACCGGCATCGTGTTGGGACGCACAGATTTGTCTGATTTAGATGTGGAAAAAATCTTGCGTAGCCTCACCACTGCCAAAGAGAAAGTCACCCAAGAAGCAGATAAGCTAGGGTTGCCAACGCCATCGCAACCTTATAGTCCAATTCGGGCTGATGTCGAAAATTACCTGTACAACACTTATGCTTGGCAACTGAGTCCAGAAAAAATCACTCAGGAATTTCATGATGTCATCTACGACCCAGCAGCCGACCCTGGAATCGTCCGCAGGGAACTAGAACGACTATCTAGTAATGATTTCGCCAAAATCCTCCAACAGCGGGGATTGCTCACCCAAGGACAAATTCAGCGCATTGCCGATCGGTTAGAAACTGTCCGCCAAGAAGTCCTAGTGACAGTGAGAGCGATCGAAGAAAGAGAGATAGTCCAAGACTTGCAACGCGCAGTGGAAAGTTATCTGCTCGTTACTCCAAAAGCAGATTTCACAGCCGAAGGCATTGAGCAGAATTTCAAACCTCTGTTGCAAGACCCAGAGGCAGATTATGAAACCCTGACATTGCGACTGGCACAGATTGAAAGGCAGGAAATTCGGGAGATATTGCTGCAACGTAATGATGTCCAGCTATATGAAGTAGACAGCATTCTGGATGAGTTGGAAAAACAACGCGATCGCGTCTTGGTAGAATCCAAAGGACTAGCTGAACAGGCACAATATCAAGCAGAAACCCTGTGGCTGAATGTAGAATCATATCTGCGTAACACCGGAAAATCAGAACTGAATCCTGATGCCATCCGCGCCGACTTCAAAAAGTTACTGGAAGATCCCCAAGGTGGAATCACCTCAATTCGGGCACGTTTGTCTCGCTTTGACCGCGATACTTTGGTGCAATTGTTGAATCAGCGGGAAGATTTGAGTGAAGATCAAATTAATCAAATCATCAATACTGCTGAAGAGTCATGGCACAGTATTCGCCACACACCCCAAGCTTTAGCAGATAAGGCGAAAGAGCAATACGACTCTGTTACCACCACGATCGCAGATTATCTCCGGAATACTGGGAAACAAGAACTGAATCCAGAGGGTATTCAGCGAGATTTGACCAGATTGTTTGAAAATCCCAAAGAGGGAACCGTAGCACTACGCCGTCGGTTGTCGCAGGTAGACCGGGATACACTAGTGAAGTTGCTCAGTCAACGTCAAGATTTGAGTGAACAACAAGTCAATGAAATCATTGATTCCACCCAAACTTCGATTCGCAACTTTGTACGTGCGCCTCGTCGCCTTGCTACCCGTACACAGCAAAGAGTGGAAACATTCAAAGGTTATGTGGAAGAGTATCTGCGCCAAACAGGCAAAGAAGAACTCAATCCTGAAGGTATCAAACGTGACTTGCAATTATTGTTGCATGATCCACGAGTCGGGGTGGAAAGTTTTAGCGATCGCCTTTCCCATTTTGACCGCTCTACCATCATCGCCCTGCTGAAAATTCGGGAAGATATTTCTGATGAAGAAGCGGCGCGGATTGCCGACAATATTGTATCTGTAAGGGATCAATTTGTAGAACAAGTGCGGAATATTCAACGAGGTATTCAAGATGCAATTGACGGGGTTTTTGGCCGCATTCGCAACTACCTCAACTCCTTGGATCGCCCGGAACTTAACTATGACAGTATCAAGCACGATGTTCGCACATTTTTTGACGATCCCCAGGCGGGATTTGATGCTCTGCGCGATCGCCTCTCCTCTTTTGACCGTGAGACCCTAGTGGCAATTATGAGTTCTCGTGAGGACATCTCCGAGGAAGATGCCAACCGGATCATCGACCAAATTGAACGGGCCCGCAACACAGTATTACAACGTGCAGAACGCATACAGCACGAAGCCCAACGTCGCCTAGAACAGGTAAAGCATCAAGCACAGCGGCAAGCAGAAGAAACCCGCAAAGCCGCAGCTACAGCAGCTTGGTGGCTGTTTGCCACAGCACTCGTCTCCGCGATTTTCTCTGCATTAGGAGGAGCGATCGCTGTAATTGCGCTGTAG
- a CDS encoding HupE/UreJ family protein, translating to MFKTKLSSFRTSREFYTSNLMHRHIGAIAVLLLISLLSSLSGTPVNHTISNYWEGFLWGLADPVIGLDCLVGIVAIGLLSSVFIRGAVIVGCFVLAAILGIVIHLSQLNFPGAEIAIAISTIIFSTMLMMPNQPNFVVLALMGISAGLFQGYTVDESIIGAGTIPLIAYIVGMILTLFAVAMSARQIGTAIGMGEINRTLPWKITIAGFALCAIGIVFLSNSII from the coding sequence ATGTTCAAAACTAAATTATCATCATTCCGTACTTCACGAGAATTTTATACCTCGAATTTAATGCATCGCCATATTGGTGCGATCGCAGTTCTACTTTTAATCAGCTTGCTGAGTTCATTAAGTGGAACACCAGTTAACCATACCATCTCTAACTACTGGGAAGGCTTTCTCTGGGGACTGGCAGACCCAGTAATTGGCTTGGATTGTTTAGTTGGTATTGTTGCTATTGGCTTACTATCATCTGTGTTTATTCGTGGCGCTGTGATAGTTGGATGCTTTGTCTTAGCAGCAATCTTGGGCATTGTAATTCATCTATCCCAGCTAAATTTTCCAGGTGCAGAAATAGCGATCGCTATTTCTACCATCATTTTTAGTACTATGCTGATGATGCCAAATCAACCAAACTTTGTGGTACTTGCTCTCATGGGCATCAGTGCTGGTTTATTTCAGGGTTACACTGTTGATGAATCTATTATTGGGGCAGGAACGATACCATTAATTGCCTATATAGTAGGTATGATCTTAACTCTGTTTGCAGTTGCCATGAGTGCCAGACAAATTGGTACTGCAATCGGTATGGGAGAAATCAACCGAACTTTACCCTGGAAAATTACCATTGCTGGTTTCGCTTTATGTGCGATCGGCATTGTGTTTTTGAGCAATTCAATTATTTAA